In Corynebacterium ulcerans, one genomic interval encodes:
- the purS gene encoding phosphoribosylformylglycinamidine synthase subunit PurS: MARVVVNVMPKAEILDPQGQAVVRALGRIGVTGVADVRQGKRFEIEVDDSVSREDLEKVAETLLANTVIEDFDVIFEGA, encoded by the coding sequence GTGGCCCGTGTAGTTGTAAACGTGATGCCAAAGGCAGAGATTCTGGACCCGCAAGGCCAGGCCGTCGTTCGTGCGCTGGGGCGTATCGGGGTTACGGGTGTTGCTGACGTCCGACAGGGTAAGCGCTTTGAAATCGAGGTCGATGATTCGGTGTCCCGCGAAGACCTGGAAAAAGTGGCGGAGACCTTGTTGGCTAACACGGTCATCGAAGACTTTGATGTGATCTTTGAGGGCGCCTAA
- the trhA gene encoding PAQR family membrane homeostasis protein TrhA: MTVTTQKAMVVDRGQRPQTRGWFHAVASLCALVSGAILATFAWLMLPWWQALGVTIYVLGTVALFGVSASYHLGRWRSVSTINRWRRADHATIAVFIAATYTPLCLVALPPATAAWVLTVAWVGAILGVVLALVWVDHPRWLAVSVYLALGWLVLPVIPNLWVNAGPVIVWLLAAGGVVYSLGAVVYALRWPGRSARIYGYHEHFHTATIVAAIAHHVAIWFLVA, from the coding sequence ATGACAGTGACAACCCAAAAGGCCATGGTGGTAGACCGCGGTCAGCGGCCGCAGACTAGGGGATGGTTCCATGCTGTGGCTTCTTTGTGTGCTCTGGTATCGGGCGCTATTCTTGCTACTTTTGCGTGGCTCATGCTCCCATGGTGGCAAGCGTTGGGGGTGACGATCTATGTCCTAGGGACAGTGGCTCTCTTTGGCGTATCTGCTTCCTATCACCTAGGGCGTTGGCGCAGCGTGAGTACGATTAATCGCTGGCGTCGAGCCGATCACGCCACTATCGCGGTCTTTATTGCAGCCACGTACACCCCACTTTGTCTTGTGGCCTTGCCGCCGGCCACCGCCGCATGGGTTTTGACGGTGGCCTGGGTAGGCGCCATCCTTGGTGTGGTGCTCGCGCTCGTGTGGGTAGACCACCCTAGGTGGCTTGCGGTATCCGTCTACCTTGCCCTCGGGTGGCTAGTGCTACCGGTCATCCCTAACCTCTGGGTCAACGCTGGTCCGGTTATCGTGTGGCTCCTAGCGGCGGGTGGGGTGGTCTACTCATTGGGGGCTGTTGTGTATGCTCTGCGCTGGCCCGGACGCAGCGCACGCATCTATGGCTACCACGAACATTTCCATACAGCCACGATCGTTGCGGCTATTGCCCACCACGTGGCTATCTGGTTCTTGGTGGCATAA
- the purQ gene encoding phosphoribosylformylglycinamidine synthase subunit PurQ, translating to MTAKIGVITFPGTLDDVDAARAARIAGAEVVSLWHADADLRGVDAVVVPGGFSYGDYLRTGAISALAPVMRSVVEAAGKGMPVLGICNGFQILTEAKLLPGALTRNQGLHFHCVDTHLVVENNHTAWTTTLEAGQKILVPAKHGEGRFQASQETVDMLEGEGRVVFRYTDNFNGSVNEIAGITNETGRVVGLMPHPEHAVEKLTGPSVDGLQLFLSAIGTIAA from the coding sequence ATGACTGCGAAAATTGGCGTAATTACGTTCCCTGGAACTCTCGACGACGTCGACGCTGCGCGTGCTGCTCGCATCGCAGGTGCAGAGGTTGTGAGCTTGTGGCATGCCGACGCAGATCTACGCGGAGTGGACGCTGTGGTTGTTCCCGGCGGTTTCTCTTATGGTGATTACCTGCGCACTGGCGCGATCTCGGCATTGGCGCCGGTAATGCGTTCTGTCGTAGAAGCGGCTGGCAAAGGCATGCCTGTATTGGGAATTTGCAATGGATTCCAGATTCTCACCGAGGCCAAGCTTCTCCCTGGTGCGTTGACGCGTAATCAGGGCCTGCATTTCCACTGCGTGGACACCCATTTGGTGGTGGAAAATAACCACACCGCGTGGACCACTACCCTAGAGGCGGGGCAGAAGATCCTGGTCCCTGCCAAGCATGGTGAGGGGCGTTTCCAGGCTTCTCAAGAAACCGTGGACATGCTTGAGGGGGAAGGACGCGTGGTGTTCCGCTACACGGATAACTTCAACGGCTCGGTTAACGAGATCGCTGGTATTACCAATGAGACAGGGCGCGTGGTGGGGCTGATGCCGCACCCAGAGCATGCCGTCGAAAAGCTAACGGGCCCGTCCGTGGACGGCTTGCAGCTGTTCCTTTCCGCAATTGGCACGATCGCAGCGTAG
- the purL gene encoding phosphoribosylformylglycinamidine synthase subunit PurL — MTERTTFNDTVEAATAEPHLDQPYASLGLKDDEYARIKEILGRRPTDAELAMYSVMWSEHCSYKSSKVHLRYFGETTTPEMGEKILAGIGENAGVVDIGDGNAVTFRVESHNHPSYVEPHQGAATGVGGIVRDIMAMGARPIAVMDQLRFGPADAPDTARVLPGVVDGISHYGNCLGLPNIGGETVFDESYSGNPLVNALCVGTLKVEDLKLAFASGLGNKVMLFGSRTGLDGIGGVSVLASDTFVEGAERKLPAVQVGDPFAEKVLIECCLDLYKAGVVVGIQDLGGAGLACATSELAASGDGGMEVNLDAVPLRAENMTAAEILSSESQERMCAVVRPEDVERFQEICAHWDVTCAEIGEVTDGKHLIIRHRGELVVDAPAHTIANEGPVYNRPLARPEWQDILQEFAGVDKPTDAAEIKQALFDMVASPALCSRAFITEQYDRYVRGNTVQAKNADAGVLRIDETTNRGVAVSADASGRYTKLDPNTGARLALAEAYRNVAVTGARPVAVTNCLNFGSPEDPGVMWQFKEAVHGLADGSKELGIPVSGGNVSFYNQTGDEAILPTPVVGVLGVIDDVHQAIGAKLGTVEGAEELYLLGETCDEFGGSIWQQVSGAGLSGMPPRVDLANEEKLVRFFAEPGIVTAAHDISEGGLAQTLVELAVQADKGMDIDVTEVAADMFTALFSESASRVVVATQAGEAVEARARELGIPVLKVGVTRDDLMLSMKGANAEFAAGVEELRAAWEGTLPELFGHAVGANSVVE, encoded by the coding sequence ATGACTGAACGCACAACTTTTAATGACACAGTCGAGGCTGCAACTGCTGAGCCGCACCTCGACCAACCGTATGCGAGCCTGGGACTTAAGGACGACGAATACGCTCGGATCAAGGAGATTCTGGGTCGCCGCCCCACCGACGCTGAGCTAGCCATGTACTCCGTCATGTGGTCGGAGCACTGTTCCTATAAGTCCTCTAAAGTGCACTTGCGTTATTTCGGGGAGACCACCACACCTGAGATGGGGGAGAAGATCCTCGCGGGTATCGGTGAGAACGCGGGTGTTGTGGATATCGGAGACGGCAATGCTGTTACCTTCCGGGTAGAGTCACACAACCACCCGTCCTATGTTGAGCCGCATCAGGGCGCTGCAACCGGCGTCGGCGGCATCGTCCGCGACATTATGGCGATGGGTGCTAGGCCTATCGCGGTGATGGATCAGCTGCGCTTTGGCCCTGCTGATGCCCCGGATACCGCCCGGGTGCTGCCTGGCGTGGTTGACGGAATTTCCCACTACGGAAACTGCCTGGGACTTCCCAATATCGGCGGCGAGACGGTCTTTGATGAGTCTTATTCCGGAAACCCTTTGGTTAATGCGCTGTGTGTGGGCACGTTGAAGGTAGAGGACCTCAAACTGGCATTCGCGTCGGGCTTGGGCAACAAGGTGATGCTGTTTGGTTCTCGTACCGGCCTTGACGGTATCGGTGGGGTATCGGTGCTGGCGTCCGACACCTTTGTGGAAGGTGCAGAGCGCAAGCTTCCAGCCGTGCAGGTCGGGGATCCCTTTGCGGAGAAAGTGCTCATTGAGTGCTGTCTTGACCTGTATAAAGCAGGCGTGGTTGTAGGAATCCAGGATCTCGGCGGGGCTGGCCTGGCCTGTGCGACCTCGGAACTTGCTGCGTCTGGAGACGGCGGCATGGAGGTCAACCTGGATGCCGTCCCATTGCGGGCGGAGAATATGACTGCGGCGGAGATTCTGTCCTCGGAGTCCCAGGAGCGTATGTGCGCGGTGGTGCGTCCTGAGGACGTCGAGCGTTTCCAGGAGATCTGTGCGCATTGGGATGTGACCTGCGCTGAGATCGGTGAGGTGACGGACGGCAAGCACCTGATTATTCGGCACCGTGGGGAACTCGTGGTGGATGCTCCGGCGCACACCATTGCTAACGAGGGGCCGGTATACAATCGCCCACTGGCGCGCCCGGAGTGGCAGGACATCCTGCAAGAATTCGCTGGTGTGGATAAGCCCACGGATGCTGCGGAGATTAAGCAGGCACTCTTTGACATGGTCGCTTCCCCCGCTCTGTGCTCCCGCGCGTTTATTACGGAACAATACGACCGCTATGTGCGTGGGAATACCGTTCAGGCCAAGAATGCGGATGCGGGAGTTTTGCGTATCGACGAAACCACAAACCGTGGAGTTGCTGTTTCCGCGGATGCTTCGGGCCGCTACACCAAGCTGGATCCCAACACCGGTGCACGCCTTGCTTTGGCCGAGGCGTATCGCAACGTTGCAGTTACGGGTGCTCGTCCGGTTGCTGTGACCAATTGCCTGAACTTCGGTTCCCCCGAGGATCCAGGGGTGATGTGGCAGTTCAAGGAGGCCGTGCATGGCCTGGCGGATGGTTCCAAGGAGCTGGGTATCCCGGTTTCTGGCGGAAACGTCTCTTTCTACAACCAAACCGGCGATGAGGCTATTTTGCCTACTCCTGTAGTCGGCGTGTTGGGAGTGATTGATGATGTGCACCAGGCCATCGGTGCGAAACTAGGAACTGTTGAGGGTGCGGAGGAGCTTTATCTCCTGGGGGAGACCTGTGATGAGTTCGGTGGTTCCATCTGGCAGCAGGTCTCCGGTGCAGGACTCTCCGGTATGCCGCCGCGCGTGGACTTGGCTAATGAAGAAAAGCTTGTGCGATTCTTCGCGGAGCCCGGTATCGTGACTGCGGCTCATGACATTTCAGAGGGTGGGCTCGCACAGACTCTGGTGGAGCTGGCAGTGCAGGCGGACAAGGGTATGGATATTGACGTCACCGAGGTGGCTGCGGATATGTTTACGGCTTTGTTCTCCGAGTCTGCATCCCGTGTGGTCGTGGCTACGCAGGCGGGAGAGGCTGTGGAGGCGCGTGCTCGAGAACTGGGAATCCCGGTTCTCAAGGTAGGTGTCACTCGCGATGACCTCATGCTGAGTATGAAGGGTGCTAACGCTGAGTTTGCTGCGGGGGTAGAAGAACTCCGTGCGGCGTGGGAGGGTACTCTTCCGGAGTTGTTCGGACACGCTGTGGGCGCGAATTCCGTAGTGGAATAA